The genome window CCACCACCAGCGTGCCGCCCGCCAGCTCGATCGTGGGCACGCTGAACGCCCCCAGATAGGTCACGGCCTGCGTACCGGTCTGCATCAGCCGCTCGAACCCGATGAACTGCCCGGCATTGATCGCGCCCGCCTTGTCCGCGTCCACCACGAACAGGTCGTTGCCGGCGCCGCCAACCGCCATGCCGAGCTGCGCGGCGCCCCCTTGCACGAACACGTCGTCGCCCTGCCCCAGGAACACCAGCCCGTCGATGGTGCCGCGGTTCTCGACCCGGTCATTGCCGGGGGCCGGATAGTCGCTGAACACGACATCACCCGCGATCGTCCCGGTGTTGACGAGGGTCGCCCCGGCCGTCGTCGCCAGGCTGACGGCGCCAAACCGGCCATCGCCGATCGAGCCCGCATTGTTCAGCACCAGCGGCCCGTCACCGAACATGGCGACGCCGTAATCGGGCCGCCAGAACAGGCTGTCCGATTGCACGGTCACGCTGCCGGTATTGGTGAAGCTGGCGATGTCGCCCCGCACGCCGCCCGACACCGCGCCGCTGTTTTCCAGCCGGGCCAGGCTCGTCGCGATGGCGGTGGCCGGGTCGTAGAAGATGTATGATGACCAGGTGGTGATCGCGCCGGCGATGTCCGCCCGGTTGGCGACCGTGCCGACGCCGCCGACCAGCAGGTCGCCCGTCGCGGCCGTGCCGCCGGTGACGGTCACGGTCGCATCCGCCGCGGCCGCCTCCACCGCGAAGCGCTGGAAATTGACCACGCCGGCAGGCAGGCCCAGCGTCACACTGGCATTCGTGGCACGGCGATGCAGCAGGATGTCGTCCCCGCCCGCGCCGTCCACGGTGCCCGTCACGCCGGTCGCATCGCCCGTCATCACGAAAAGGTCGGCGGCATCGCCGAACAGCACGTCGCCCGTGACGGTGCCGCCCGCCGCGATGTAGCTGCCCGTGCCGTAGGACCGCATCGGCTGCCCGTCCCAGCGCACGGCATAGCCGAGGTCAACGGTGCCGGTGATCGTGCCCGCATTGCCGACATGGCCGGACGATGACCGGATCGCCGTGCCCGACGTGCTGGCGATCGTCCCGCCCGTCAGGTTCACCAGCGTGCGCATGTCCAGCACCGCCACGTCGTCCGTCCGGATCGTGCCGCTGTTGGTGATCGCGTCCACCTGCCGCACGGCGGCGCTGGCCGACCCCGCGACCTGCACGATGCTGCCGGTGTTGGTCAGCGCCGCGACGGTGGTCACGCCGACCCCGCCCGCCAGGTTGATCGTGCCGTTATTGATGACCGTGCCGATCCGGTCGAACGACCCACTGATCGCGCGCGGCCGCTGATCGCCGGTGCCGACCGGGGCCGTGCCCGTCTGCCGGACGGTGATGGTCCCGGCATTGGTGAAGGTCTGCCCCGTCAACTGCACCGCGGTATAGGCGGCGGAGAAGTCGTTGACCGGCCGCTCCATCGTCAGGTCGCCGCGGCTGATCACGTCCAGCACCGGCGGGTTGTTGATGCCCGGCACGTAGGACGACATGCTGATGAGCTGTCGCCCCGTCGTGGCGATATCCACGTCCAGGTCGACCGATCCCCCGCCGCTCAGCGCCAGCGTCTGCGCCGCCGTGCCATCGCCCGTCAGCACCAGCCGCGCCCCTTCGGCGATGTTGTAGCCGACGGAACGGAACCCCGCCTCCGTCCGATGCACGGCCGCCACATCGCTGGTGACGCGGTACAGCAGCGTGGCATCCGTCGTGGTCACGGTGCCGGTGATCCCGGCGAAGCGCCCCGGCCCGGTATTGACGATGTTCGTTTCCAGCAGGCCGCCGGCGCCCAGCGTCAGGTTGCCGTTCAGGACGCCGCCGTCCTGTGCATGATAGCTGCCCGATCCGCCGAACACGTTGGCGGGCAGGTTCACATCGCCATTGATCGTGCCGGCATTGGACACGCTCACCCCCGAGGCAAACCGGTCCGGCGTGATGCCAATCGCCTGCGTGCCGCCGGTGATGATGCCACCTGCCAGGTTCACGATGTGCCCTTCCCAGTCCAGCGTCACGCCCGTGCCGTCGGACCGGATCGTGCCGCTGTTCGCCAGCGTTCCGCCCAACTGCACGCCGACCGTGCGGCCTTCGATCAGGCCGCTGTTGAGGGCGCCCATCCACGATCCGGGCGACAGGTCGGCGCCGATCCCGCCGGTCGACCGGATGGTTCCGCTATTGGTGAACAGGCCCCTATTGGCGGCGCCGGTACCGCCGGCGATGATCGTGCCGCTGTTGGTGATCGACCCGCCCGACGCCAACCCGTTGCCGGCGGCGTCGATCAGGCCGGTATTGACGAAGTTCTGGCCGCCCGCGGCGAAGACGCCGACGGTGCCCGCCCGGGTGGTGCGGATCGTCCCTTCGTTGGTGATCGTGGAGCCGAACCCGCCATTGCCGACCAGCGCCTGCTCGACCCCCTCGACCGTGCCGCGGTTGATGGCCGAACCCTGGCCGGTGATGGTGATCGTCGTCGGCGCCGCCATGGCGAAGCTGGTGCCCAGCGTGACGGTGGCGCCCTGCCCCACGTCGAAGCTGAGCTGTTCGAAACCGGTGAACAGGTCGATCCGGCCGTCGATCAGCGTGTCGCCGTCGATGCGGACCGCCACCAGGTCGGTCCCCGCGCCGCCGTCGATGGTGCCGGTGATGCCGGTCTGGAGCGTCGGGACGCCGTTGTAACGGGCGATCAGGTAGTCATTGGTGCCGCCCAGGATGACGTCGCCGGCGATCACGCCGTCCACGCTGTCGATCGTGCTGGTGGGGAAATACGCGGAACCGGTGCCGCGGACCACGATGTCGCCTTCGATCCGCCCGCGGTTCGTCACCCGGACCATCGCGTTGGCATCGATCGCGATCCCGTCGCTGCCGCCGGTGATGATGCCGCCCGCGCCATTGTCCACCAGCACGCCATCGCCATACAATGCCGCCCCGCTGCCGGTGTTGATGACCGTGCCGGTATTGGCGAAGCCCGTGTAATCGGGCGTGAAGTGGCGCAGCGTCGCCTCGCTGCTGTTCGTGCGGATGGTCCCGCTGTTGGTCTTGGGCCCGGCATAATTGGTGGTGGCGCCGGTATCCACCGCCGCCACGCTGCCGCCGTCGATGATGCCGGCATTGTCGAACCGGCCGACGGTGCCGCGGATCGCGCCGATCGTCCCGCCCGCCCGGTTCGTCAGGTGCAGCACCGTGCCCTGCGTCGCGCCATCGGTCTGGATCGCCACGCCCGCCGTGCCGCTGATCGCCCCCGCATTGTCGAGCGACACCTCCATCCGGGTCGACGGGTTGCCGCCGGCGGCGGCGGTGGACGTGGCGATGCCATTGGTGCCGGTCACGACGCCGCCCGCCGCGACATTGATCGCGATCCGCGTCCCTTCGTAGGAGAACGGGCCGGACGCCGGATTGGCGATGCCCAGGATGCCCGCCGCGCTGCCGCCATCCACGCTGCCGGCAACGTTGATCGTCGCGTTCTCCAGCGAATAGCTGTTCGATTGCGGGATGGCGACCGTCACCTGCCCGGCCACCTGCGCCCCCGCCACCACGTCCACCGTGCTGTTCGGGGTATCGACAATCACCCCATCACCATCGATGCCGGTGCAGGTGGTGGTCCCGCCCGCCACCGTCGGATCGGGCGCGCATTGCGCCAGCGCCGGGCTGGCGCAGGCGGCGCCGATCGCGACCATGCTGGTACCCAGCACGAGCCCGGCCCGACGCACCCCGATGGCGCGCGCATACATCGATGTCATGAAATTCCCCTCATCGCCGGACCCCCGCCCGGCACAACCGGACAAGCAATGCCGCAGGTCAAGGAACCTGTCCATCCCGCACCGGCAGCAGTGCGGCAGCATACTTTTCAACAATGTAGCAGTTGTAAACGCCCCGCCCGCTGCGGGCGCCGGCGCGGCGGGCGATGTCCTTTACGGCAGCACCTGGCGGATCGCGTCCCATTGTTCGTCCACCGCGCGCCGGCCCGCCGCCATGCCGGCGCGGATCTTGGCGGGATCGAATTCCAGCGTGTCGGAATAATTGCGGTCGGGCTCGATCACGCTGATCCGGGCGAAGCGGTATTGCGCGATCTGCCGGTCCAGCGGCGCCAGCACGGCCGCGATCTGGCTGCCGCTCAGCCCCTCCGCCATCAGCAGCGGCAGCATCGCCCCGCGCGCGGCCAGGATGTCGTTGATCAGCGCCGTGTTGGCGAGGTCGTTGCGCGATACCTCCGCCTGCAGCAGGTCCACCGCGCGCTGCGCGATCGGCAGCAGGCCACCATAATGCTTCGTTCCCGCCGCCTTCGCCGTGGGGCTGGCGCGGATCACCAGCACGCCCGTGGGGTTCAGCGCCAGCGCCGCGCCCAGCGGGGTCACGTCCGTCACCCCGCCATCCACCCATTGCTCCCCGCCGGCATCCTCCAGCGGGTCGAAGAACACCGGCATGGCGCAGCTGGCATAGACCCAGTCGGCGATATGCGCCGCGGCCCCCTTGTCGATGGTGCGGAACTGCCCGGTCTTCAGGCTCACCACCCCCAGATGCAGGTCCACCGGCGAGGCGGAGAGCCGGTCGGGCCGCGCGAACCTGCGCAGCAGGGCGCGTAAGGGGGCCGTGTCGTACAGCCCCTTCTTGCTGGTCAGCGCCGCCAGCAGCGGGCCACCACGCTGGCGGTAGATGTCGCCATTGCCATCCAGCCCCAGCCAGATGTCGCGCAGGCCCGCCACATCGTCCTGCGCCACGCCCAGCGCCTGGATCGCGCCGGTGGAGGTGCCGACGACGATGTCGGGCCGGACCCCGCGATCATGGATCAGCGCCTCCAGCGCGCCCACCTGGAACGCACCCTTGGCACCGCCGCCGCTCAGCACCACCGCCAGCTTCCCGGACATGACGTCCCTCCCCGCCATTGCTTAGCATGGCAAGGAATACCGCCGTGCCGCGTGCCTGTCCATGACGCGCCCGCCCCATGCAACAGCCCCCTCCCGCGACGGACGCGGAAGGGGGCCGGTGCGCCTGTTCAGGGCTGCGGGATCACATCGGCGGACGGGCCGGATCGGGGGTGGTCGGTTGCGTCATCGTGTCGTCCGGCGTCATGGTGTCATCGGGCGCCGTCGTCGGGCTGTCGGGCATCGGCGTGCCCGGTGCGGTCGTGTTCGGCGCGGGCGTCGGGGTCGACGGGCGCATCGTGTCCGGCTGCGATGGCGTGGTGGTGCGCGGCGTCGTCATCGGGTCATTCGGCGTCATCGGATCGTTGGGGTTCATCGGATCGGTCGTGGACGGCAACTCGCCGGGGGTGGCCGGGTCCGTCGGGTTCATGGGATCGGTCGGCTGCGACGGGTCCAGCGGATCGGTCGGAACCGGCTGCGTCTGCGGGCTGGTCTGCGGGGCGGTGGTCGTCGTGTCCTGCGCCTGCGCGGCACCGGCCATCATCGTGGCGGCGATCAGCCCGGTCATCATGATCTTCATCTCGGCATCCTTTATGTATTATCTGTGTGCCGGGATGACGCATGGGCCGGCCTTATGGCTCCGGCAAATGCGGCAGAACGGTGGCTGACCGGGCCGATCGCCCCCTTTTCGCCGCATTTCCCACGCACCCTTGCCGGGTTGAACCTGTTCCGGTACGCTTACGCGGCAAAAAGCTTCAGGATTGCCCGCGATGTCCGATCCGCATTCAATTGCCAGCCAGATCGGCGATCTCGCTCAATCGGGGGAGCGGATGATCGAACGCCTGCGCAAGCGGGCCTTCCTGCCCGAAAGCCGCAAGGGGCTGAACGTGCGCTTCGGCATTGCGGAGGCGGCGCAGCTGCTCGGCTGTTCCACCAACCGTATCCGCATGGCGGAAGATGACGGCCGCCTCCCCCCTGCCCCCGCCAGCGAGACCGGGCGGCGCACCGGCTACACGGTGGAGGAGCTGCTGAACATGCGCGCCGTGCTGGGCGCCAGTCCGGCCCGCGCGCCACTTGACCAGCCGGCGATCGTCGCGGTGCAGAACTTCAAGGGCGGCGTCGGCAAGTCCACCGTCACCACCCACCTGGCGCATTATTTCGGTGTGCAGGGCTACCGCGTGCTGGTGGTGGATTGCGACAGTCAGGCGACCACCACCACCCTGTTCG of Croceibacterium sp. TMG7-5b_MA50 contains these proteins:
- a CDS encoding patatin-like phospholipase family protein codes for the protein MSGKLAVVLSGGGAKGAFQVGALEALIHDRGVRPDIVVGTSTGAIQALGVAQDDVAGLRDIWLGLDGNGDIYRQRGGPLLAALTSKKGLYDTAPLRALLRRFARPDRLSASPVDLHLGVVSLKTGQFRTIDKGAAAHIADWVYASCAMPVFFDPLEDAGGEQWVDGGVTDVTPLGAALALNPTGVLVIRASPTAKAAGTKHYGGLLPIAQRAVDLLQAEVSRNDLANTALINDILAARGAMLPLLMAEGLSGSQIAAVLAPLDRQIAQYRFARISVIEPDRNYSDTLEFDPAKIRAGMAAGRRAVDEQWDAIRQVLP